Proteins from one Chaetodon auriga isolate fChaAug3 chromosome 19, fChaAug3.hap1, whole genome shotgun sequence genomic window:
- the brcc3 gene encoding lys-63-specific deubiquitinase, whose protein sequence is MAVSAVHLESDAFLVCMNHALSTEKEEVMGLCIGEVEITRIVQIHSVIILRRSDKRKDRVEISPEQLSAASTEAERLADITGRPMRVVGWYHSHPHITVWPSHVDVRTQAMYQMLDQCFVGLIFSCFIEDKNTKTGRMLYTCFQSVQAQKGSEYERVEIPIHVVPREAIGKVCLESAVELPRILCQEEQDTYRKIHSLAHLDPVTKIHNGSVFTKNLCSQMSAVSGPLLQWLEDRLEQNKQSVVELQREKERLQQELAAL, encoded by the coding sequence ATGGCAGTGAGCGCCGTCCACCTGGAGTCAGATGCCTTTCTGGTGTGTATGAATCACGCCTTGAGCACAGAAAAGGAAGAGGTGATGGGTTTGTGCATCGGAGAGGTGGAAATAACCCGGATCGTCCAGATCCACTCCGTCATCATCCTCCGCCGCTCGGACAAGAGGAAGGACCGGGTGGAGATCTCCCCGGAGCAGCTGTCGGCGGCCTCCACGGAGGCGGAGAGGTTGGCCGACATCACCGGCAGGCCGATGCGGGTGGTCGGTTGGTACCACTCCCACCCGCACATCACCGTGTGGCCCTCCCACGTTGACGTGAGGACCCAGGCCATGTACCAGATGCTGGACCAGTGCTTCGTGggcctcattttctcctgtttcatCGAGGATAAGAACACCAAGACAGGCCGGATGCTGTACACCTGCTTCCAGTCCGTGCAGGCGCAGAAGGGCTCAGAGTACGAGCGGGTGGAGATCCCCATCCACGTCGTGCCCCGCGAAGCCATCGGGAAGGTGTGCTTGGAGTCGGCCGTGGAGCTGCCGCGGATACTGTGCCAGGAGGAGCAGGACACCTACCGCAAGATCCACAGCCTGGCACATCTGGACCCCGTCACCAAGATCCACAACGGTTCGGTGTTCACTAAGAACCTGTGCAGCCAGATGTCGGCGGTGAGCGGGCCGCTGCTGCAGTGGCTGGAGGACCGGCTGGAGCAGAACAAGCAGAGCGTCGTGGAGCTGCAGCGGGAGaaggagaggctgcagcaggagctggcTGCTCTGTGA